One Anthonomus grandis grandis chromosome 12, icAntGran1.3, whole genome shotgun sequence DNA window includes the following coding sequences:
- the LOC126742890 gene encoding cyclin-dependent kinase 1-like gives MGSSVKVEDFYKIEKIGEGTYGVVYKGKNKKTGEMVAMKRIRLENEDEGIPSTALREMSLLMELKHKNIVTLLEVILDEPKLYLIFEYLCMDLKKYLDNIESGKMMNPKLVKSYLFQINEAILFCHQRRVIHRDLKPQNLLISRDGAIKVADFGLGRAFGIPVRIYTHEVVTLWYRAPEVLLGAARYSCPVDIWSVGCIFAEMVTRKPLFQGDSEIDQLFRIFRVLKTPTEDIWKGVSSLPEYHAIFPNWTSYNLEHQVKNLSEDGLDLLGKMLIYDPSKRISAKGIATHPYFRDVDLSVMPVIVEKNK, from the exons ATGGGGTCCTCCGTGAAGGTAGAGGACTTCTACAAGATAGAAAAGATCGGGGAGGGTACCTACGGTGTGGTCTACAAAggaaaaaacaagaaaactgGAGAAATGGTCGCCATGAAGAGAATCCG ccttGAGAATGAAGACGAGGGCATCCCGTCCACCGCCTTAAGGGAAATGAGCCTTTTAATGGAATTAAAACACAAGAACATTGTTACTTTGCTTGAGGTTATTTTGGACGAACCCAA GTTGTATCTAATTTTCGAATACCTCTGTATGGACTTGAAAAAATACCTGGACAACATCGAAAGTGGCAAAATGATGAACCCAAAACTAGTCAAAAGCTATTTATTCCAAATAAACGAAGCCATATTGTTCTGTCATCAAAGACGAGTGATCCACAGGGACCTTAAGCCCCAAAACTTACTAATTAGTAGAGATGGAGCCATTAAAGTGGCCGATTTTGGCTTAGGACGGGCCTTCGGTATCCCCGTGAGGATTTACACCCATGAAGTGGTCACTTTATGGTACCGGGCTCCTGAAGTTCTGCTTGGGGCTGCCAGATACTCTTGTCCAGTAGACATATGGTCAGTTGGGTGTATTTTTGCCGAAATGGTCACTAGAAAACCATTGTTCCAAGGGGACAGTGAAATTGATCAGCTATTCAGGATCTTTAGGGTGCTAAAGACCCCTACAGAAGATATTTGGAAAGGGGTGTCTTCTTTGCCTGAATACCATGCGATCTTTCCGAACTGGACCAGTTATAACCTGGAACATCAGGTGAAAAATTTGAGCGAAGATGGACTGGATCTGCTGGGAAAAATGCTGATTTATGACCCTAGTAAGAGAATTTCTGCTAAAGGTATTGCCACACACCCGTACTTCCGCGACGTAGATCTCAGCGTAATGCCAGtgattgttgaaaaaaataagtaa